A window of Geotrypetes seraphini chromosome 16, aGeoSer1.1, whole genome shotgun sequence genomic DNA:
tatttgagtatatacggtaagtaaAATTCATGCACAACCCAAattgttttaattagcttaaatggcataGCACATAATCATGCCATTGAAGTTacttgataaattaaaaaaaacaaactaagaGTTGTGTGCAGAACTCAGAGTGGTGCCTAGCCAAAGCTTAGGTGCTCTCCAATACCTAATGACATCTACctgaaaaataggcatggttagaggtggAGAATAGGTTCAGCTGATTTTGGCAttgctctcttctagaccctcccaaaaactgaaactatctttcccatctataaaaggtatatcccgcgcaggaaaacttggaacatccctcccctttagaaccactgaactctggaacaatctctcatccccgctcagaaattctagctccttccaatccttccgtaaacgcttgaaaacttggctcttctcaaaaatctaatctcctcccgttctctagtaccctgcccctctctatcctctcagtccctctcctataccccttctttgtaattcctttcctcttaacctctgtaaaccgtaccgagctctgcgcatgcggagatggtgcggtatacaaacctaatggtttagtttagtttagtttagatgtccgagttaggcaccggtaaattaggccatgtaaaacctgGTCTAATGTATTGGCGCCTATATCTAGGATGACTAGCAATGCCTAAGTATgcctaggcactgctaggtgggattctataacGCTTGATTGACAACTGTACAGAGTGATCTTAGgcttcctttatagaatctggctctatgcattattctataaatggcactttgaGGCAGTCATTGttcatagaatagcatttagtcCTAACTGTGGGCACAAGAATTCACACCaactgaaatctggtgtaaatcttCGTGCCTAAATTGAGCACAGATCTGTGatgttctataacactgcacacaAATTCAAGGAAAGCCCTTGACCTGTTTATGCCTCTCCCATGACCACACTCCCTTTTCAGATCCAAACATATAGAATACTGAATGCGACACATGCATAAATTAAATTTGTTGTCAATTAGTACCAATAGTTCATTATTAATGctcaattattgatgctaattgactcattaatcaattaaattggaTGCACAATTTGGACACATGACAAAATTTGTGCGTGCAATTTCAATGGCCATCTATAGACTTTACTAGTTAGTGACTCCATAGTGGTAttgaagaggagactgagagagggacatgagaggggacatgatcaaaacattcaagataatgaagggaatagacttagcagataaagacaggttgttcaccctctccaaggtagagagaacgagagggcatcctctgaagttaaaaggggatagattccatacaaacgaaaggaagttcttcttcacccagagagtggtagaaaactggaatgctcttccggaggctgttataggggaaaacaccttccagggattcaagagaaagttagacaagttcctaccgaaccagaacgtacgcaggtaaggctagtctcaattagggtactggtctttgagctaagggccgccgcaagagtggactgctgggcatgatggaccactggtccgacccagcagcggcaattcttatgttcttataacagggCATATAGGCTAATAATtgttttatatatgtatttttttaccCTGCCTTATTTCTGCAGATGTTCAAGAAAGAAGAGATGCAGAAGAGAAATCTGACTGTGACCGAATTTGCCCTCCTAGGCTTTCCAAGTGCTCCGGAGCATCAATATTGTCTCTTCCTGGTGTTCTTAGTATTATATGTCCTGACTCTCATGGCAAACCTGACGATCATCCTAATTGTGAGAATGGAGCACAGTCTCTCTCAGAGTCCCATGTACTTCCTACTCAGTCACTTCTCCTTCCTGGAGATCTGGTACACGACAGTCACCATCCCCAAAATGCTATCAGACTTCTTTTCACCGACCAAAACCATATCCTACCCTGGTTGTGTCAGTCAAATGTATTTCTTCTTCTCTTTGGGGCTCACAGAGTTTTTCCTTCTGGCTGTCATGGCTATTGACAGGTATTCAGCTATCTGTAATCCTCTGCGCTATGCAACAATAATGACCAGTAGGGTTTGCATTCATCTGGCCCTTTGGTCTTGGATCAGTGGATTCCTCATTGGTCTCTTACTGGCCACATCAGCATCCAGACTACTGTTCTGTGGGTCCAATCAAATTAACCATTTCTTCTGTGATTTTATCCCACTCTTTAAACTTTCTTGCACAGAAACCCACATTGTTGATTCCCTCTCTTTCATCATTGCCTGGGCTGTGATTCTCATCTCTTTTTTCTTCACTGCTGTGTCTTACTTCTTTATTGTCCGAGCCATCTGCAGAATCCCTTCCACCACAGGTCAACATAAGGCCTTTTCTACCTGTGTCTCACACCTCACTGTTGTCCTGACCTTTTATGGAACTGTCATTTTCATGTACATCAGGCCTACGGCCCACCATGACTTTGAGATGGAGAAGGCGATTTCTCTGCTCTACACAGTGATAACTCCTCTCTTAAATCCTCTTATTTATACCTTACGAAATAGGGAAGTGAAAGTGGCTCTGAGAAAAACCTTAAGAAGGCATAAAGTTTCCTTTTGAAATATGTGCAGTCCAATTTTAGGTAGAATGTAGGAATCAGAACTGAGATATACAGGTCAGGAGGAATCCAAGTCTACTTTTATGAAAGTGTCTGCCAATAAAATAAGGGCCTTAACTTCTATTCCTTCCTTCCATTCTTTGATCATTTTTTAcattttcatttgttttatttagGTATACATCTGTTTCCCCCCTTACTaaaaatctctctccctctctatagtagcattcttcaatgcaaggcccagggGCCAGTGGCAGCTCCTGGAGACCTTTGGGGTGTCCCTCATCATCATCATGGCTTTTTTTTCTGCTATACTCTCTTTCTACCCAAGCTCACAGCAGAAATAGGAAGTGAATGGGAAGAAAATCCACAAGCTTAAAGTACAAGGCATATGAATAGATAAagggaatgcatttggaaatgccctTCTCTTTGAGGATACTCCCaatgaagatttgaagagaggCTGATGAGGCCTCACATAAGAAGATATTTGGTGGCTTGCCTTCAGTTCTCATTTGGATTCAAAGGGGTCCCCCACTTAAAAATTAGGGAAGACCACTGGTCTATGCTCTTTCACCAACCACCTAACCCATCCAATCACAGAATAAATTGGTTGTAATGATGCTTCTATATCTTCAAATAATTTCTAAACTCTAATTGCCATGTTAGTCTACTTGCATGTATGGTAATAAAAATCCATAAACCAAAAATATATATGGTGATATTATTGACTGGAGTAACAATATATTTCTTGACTTGTTTGCAGGAGCTGGCACTCTCTTCATCTGTCAGGCAAATGAGTTTaggaaaagttttaaaaaaggaggcagtgcgaagaaaaaaaaaaaaaattgaatcaggttgggcagactgaacggaccattcaggtctttatctgccatcatctactatgttactatgcatgaCATGTGAAGCATATTAATAATACAAATCTATAATCTTAATCTTGATTATTTTTATTCTATTCAAACTCAAAAATCTATTGCCAGAGGATACAAATATTACAGCGTCACCGATGGTTCTGCACATCTTCCTGTTTTTCTCAAATATTTCTATGCCTGATCTTCCACACTCTTGAGCTTCCTTCTAAACTGTGCCATCTATCTGCTTATCAGTATTAATTTCATTCTGAGTTATCCTCCTGCCTAAAGTTTTCTCATTATATGGAAGAAAGCACCCTAGTGATAGCATttcaagactaccactaggggtaaTGGCAGCTATTGTGGATTTTGGTGCAATCTCGGGAGCAGAAAGGGATTGTACTTGCTTGGGACCACACACTAATAAAGACCCATgggtaggttgggggggggggggttgagtagGAGGTGCTTGTTCCTAAGGCTATGGTTTTGGATGGGGGGCAGGATTTCAATCTGTGTTGGTGGTCTCAGAGATACTATAGGGTATTGGGAGGGATCATACAATATGGACAGTGCCGATAAGTGAAATGAACTCAGGCCGCGGGACTCTAACACTGCACGCGCCAGCTCCCGCCTTCCCCCACAATAGGAAGTTACGTCATGAGGGGgttggaagagaagggaagccgacgCGTACAGTGTTAGAGCGGAAGGAGCCCATTCCGCCAGGCTCTAACACTGTACAtgtcggcttcctttttccccgcCTACTTAATGACGTTACTTCCTGTCCCGGAGGGAAGAGAATGGGCTCCTTCCGCTCTAACACTTGCACGCGTTTGCGTCACTTCTCTTCCCTCCGGACCAGGAAGTAACGTCATGAAGTAGgaggggaaaaaggaagccgacaTGTACAGTGTTAATGCCTCGCGGTTAGAGCGGAATGGGCTCCTTCCGCTCTAACACTGCACGCGtttgcttcccttctcttccctcctccctccggAACAGGAAGTAACGTCATGAAGTAGgaggggaaaaaggaagccgacaTGTACAGTGTTAGAGCCTGGCGGAATGGGCTCCTTCCGCTCTAACACTGCACGCGtttgcttcccttctcttcccacctCCCTCCGGAACAGGAAGTAACGTCATGAAGTAGgcggggaaaaaggaagccgacaTGTACAAGTGTTAGAGCCTCGCGGAAGTGAAGCAAACGCGTGCAAGTGTTAGAGCGGAAGGAGCCCATTCCGCGAGGCATTAACACTGTACATGTCAGCTTCCTTTTTCCCCTCCTACTTCATGACGTTACTTCCTGGTCCGGAGGGAAGAGAAGTGACGCAAACGCGTGCAGTGTTAGGGCACCACGGCTTGGGTTCATTTCGCTGAAGGGTGAAATGGGGCGGGGCAAGTAGGCCTATGATGGTCTGTGTCAGAGGGCTTAAATATAGTTCTTGGGAAGTCTAAGTACAGAGTTTCTGTACCGTGGGAGAACACTGAGGATGCACACAAATCATTTTCACAAAATTTCTAATTGTGATTTATGATATAATTTACACTGATATGGTGCCTGTGAAAATAACATTGTTTTCTTCAAGGATTTATTTAGAAATTGAAAAGCAAAGTATTGAAGCAGCACCACCCCGACAGCAAAGTGGTTGGAGGAACCACAGTCTttagagcagacatgtcaaactctggcctgcgGGCCAAATTTGACCCGCGGTGTaattggcccgccagacatttaCCAATTTATACTTCATGAACCGCTGCCACTGCTCTTCATGAGTGCCTTCCTCTGCCTTCGCCTGGTCCTacctccatcccagcttcctggtctcttcaaagcaacctgctgaggatcgcaagccagctgtagcgaacctcgcaggctgccatCAACCAcagcacgtttcctctgctgtgattcgtacgtcagaagaggggcgggaccatggcagagggaatgtgctatggAGGCCAatgcagcctgctaggttcactaTAGCTGACCGGCGATCCTATGCCGGCTGCTTTGAAGATGAAGCTGGGATGGATGGAGGGTAGGAATGGTGGGTCAAATCTGAAGGTAAGACcatgaagaagaagggggaaaacatgcaggccgtTGGGgcgggtcctggtgtagaagtacccggagggaaagaaggaggggtccagatgtgcatatgccagactgagggaggtaggaagaaataatgggtctaaaacaggagagggagagagatgatggacaatgggatggagggagggaaggaacataaagagagagaagttagacacaaTGGATGGTGTgaagggggaatagagatactggataggaggtagttgggaagagctggtggaccctggggtggtggggaaggagggagagatgctggatgcaag
This region includes:
- the LOC117349649 gene encoding olfactory receptor 6-like, encoding MQKRNLTVTEFALLGFPSAPEHQYCLFLVFLVLYVLTLMANLTIILIVRMEHSLSQSPMYFLLSHFSFLEIWYTTVTIPKMLSDFFSPTKTISYPGCVSQMYFFFSLGLTEFFLLAVMAIDRYSAICNPLRYATIMTSRVCIHLALWSWISGFLIGLLLATSASRLLFCGSNQINHFFCDFIPLFKLSCTETHIVDSLSFIIAWAVILISFFFTAVSYFFIVRAICRIPSTTGQHKAFSTCVSHLTVVLTFYGTVIFMYIRPTAHHDFEMEKAISLLYTVITPLLNPLIYTLRNREVKVALRKTLRRHKVSF